Proteins encoded in a region of the Marinococcus sp. PL1-022 genome:
- a CDS encoding DUF948 domain-containing protein has translation MAILGYISALIAAIAFAVLIIFLVKTLKTATTMMERVGNTMEQVEQQVQGITRESEAMLNRSNTIMEDVQTKTESINGFVGSLQNVGESVDNVNHSFRRVADSVSNYSSKQSEQVTQVIQWGNAFIDLYARWKKRTK, from the coding sequence ATGGCTATTTTAGGGTACATAAGCGCGCTAATCGCAGCGATCGCTTTTGCCGTTCTAATTATTTTCCTCGTGAAAACGCTGAAAACAGCGACTACGATGATGGAGCGCGTAGGTAATACCATGGAACAAGTAGAGCAGCAGGTACAGGGCATTACCAGAGAATCAGAGGCTATGCTTAATCGTTCTAATACTATTATGGAAGATGTGCAGACCAAAACAGAGAGTATTAATGGTTTTGTAGGATCGCTGCAAAATGTTGGGGAATCGGTGGATAACGTTAACCACTCATTCCGTCGTGTAGCAGATTCCGTTTCCAATTATTCTTCAAAACAATCAGAGCAGGTCACCCAGGTAATTCAGTGGGGGAATGCCTTTATTGATTTGTATGCCCGCTGGAAAAAACGGACAAAATAA
- a CDS encoding YtxH domain-containing protein yields the protein MASYNTKDFIIGTIIGSIVGASTALLLTPKSGQEWRQDLSEGTQSVKQKSSGLTSEAYEKGSEWANRAKDKSSELAKNVSAQSSHLYERVKGSPGEDEEKSAEELAKELNERIDESEEEAAEDVKKEVRDLHKDSTENNSNNT from the coding sequence ATGGCTTCGTACAACACAAAAGACTTTATTATTGGCACGATTATAGGAAGTATTGTAGGAGCGTCTACAGCACTGCTCCTCACTCCAAAGTCCGGACAGGAATGGCGCCAGGATCTTTCTGAAGGCACCCAGTCAGTAAAGCAGAAATCAAGCGGTCTAACCTCTGAAGCTTACGAAAAAGGCAGTGAATGGGCAAATCGCGCTAAAGATAAGTCCAGCGAATTGGCTAAAAATGTTTCTGCACAGTCTTCTCATTTATATGAGCGGGTGAAAGGAAGCCCGGGCGAAGACGAAGAAAAGTCTGCGGAAGAGCTGGCAAAAGAACTTAATGAACGTATTGATGAAAGTGAAGAAGAAGCAGCAGAAGATGTAAAAAAAGAAGTACGCGATCTGCATAAAGATTCGACGGAAAACAACAGCAATAATACGTAA